ATTTTTCTCTAACCAATCATTGATATCCTCATTTGGGCAATAACATTCTTCCTCGTACACAGGGcctaaaaatatttgaatatgaGAGTAGAATGTAAAGTGGTGCTTCACTCTTCACTGAATAAAAGcttagagaaatttttaccagCAAAAATTAATGGCGATGCAGGCACATCTTCGTTTTTTACCCTGATTACAATTTGAAGATTCATGCATGTCTGGTAAAGCTTGTATCGTACAATAAAACTCCCATCCTTACGATctaaaatttgtttccaaaTATGACACGGGCTTCCGGTAAGAGTTTCCCCTTGGATCTGGGCAGATATAACTTCTTCTCCTGCAGATATTGATGAGCTAGAAAGAGTATTTGTAAAATTAGAATGTGTAACACAGAaaaattcgctaatttttcatctttgtaCTGACTTCTTCTCATTCTGATCCCGTAGCTGTAAAAATATGTAACGAGCTCGCATCACAATTTTGTCAGGATAGAGACCAGGGCCCCAGACCAGAGTTTTTGAAGGAATGATTTCGTCAATAACATTGTTCCTCGCGTAAATCGCGTATTGGCAGAGGCAGTAGAATATCAGATGAAAAAGTTTCATCGCAAATTCAACCTATACACGTGCGTGCTTGAATGTGAATTCTGTCCTCTGTGTATCAcagttaaattatttctaatcgcaaaatatatatgtggttagaaatttatttattactgtGTACTGATCATCTGGACGTTAATtgagtgataaaaataattttcttatttgcaaaatttacaaattttaatgaTCCCACTGTTATTTacatataattcaaaaaagcGCATTCGCTTGGATATTCGAATACCGATGTCAGATAATGGTAAAAACCTGTaaaagttaaatttttatttttgtttatacaTTGTCCCGTCTTGACTGATAAACTGTAGAAAAATTACAGAGACCGGCACTTGACCATCAGGGTTGGAACCTCGGTAAGAACAATTTGCGTCCGTTACTATACTTGACAGGTACGATCGTGGCAGTCGTGAATTCTTCgtttgaatattattgttttcatgaataattttttgggGAAGATGATCATTTTGTTATCtcaatgaattaatttcaaactctATTAACCGTAACTTTGACGGTCTTCCAGTTATCAACGCATTTATTAATCATGTTGAAATTCGACAGAAAGATCGAAAGTGACGATTTCAGCACTGATGTTAGGTGGCGTGGGCAGGCGCGGGTAGGTTAAAGAAGGCTTCCTAAGCCTGCGCATTATAAAACAACTTCAtgggggggatctcgggaggCGGCGCACGCGCGTAATTTTAAGATACATTAAAATGAGACGCCACGCGTTTAGTGGAGGTGTTAccacgaaataaaatatatcttATCAAATATGCGGAAACGGACGCTATTCAGACAACCGATAATATCTTCCGATTGTACGCTAACTTTACGAATACGTGTCAAAACCTGCAAGCCTTCATGGATAAAACAAACATTCAAGAATCAAAGTCAGTCACTGCAATGAACAACCAGCTGTTAACGGAGTGCAAAGCGCACCTGTTTTGGTCCAGGTAATTTCACTGTTATTCATACTAaagcaaaatgtttttgaattatttatatttaacgTTGACCAATTTTGACGCTTCAGAAAACAGCGACGAAAATGGTTCTTCACTTTGTTGTACGGAACATGTTTAGTGTACGCGACTAGAACGTCTGTGCCACTGCTGATACCTGCTATAAGCAAGGAAAAACATTGGACAAAAACAGATTCTGGGACAATattatcaagttttttttgGGGCTACACCTTAACACAAGTTGCAAGTGGATTCATCAGTGACCGAATTGGTGGCCAAAAAGTGATATTCTTTGCCGCGGTTGGTTGGTCACTTACTACACTCTTCATGCCAGAAATCATTAACACTTTTTCCAACAATGAGGTATCAGTCAAATTCATCGCTGCAGTTCGCATGTTGAACGGCGCCTTTCAAGGTGATGGCGCATTCACAatcattatttaaatatcgaaATACCAATTCAGTTctaatgtttatttttcacaggAATGCATTTCCCTAGTATGATAAGTTTGACCAGTCAGCGTTTACATGAACCAGACAGAGCCTCATTTTTTAGCCTCTTGACATCAGGATCGGCTTTAGGTACTCTTCTTACTGGATCTCTGGGTTCCTATTTGTTGGAAACTTACAATTGGACTAAGGTTTTTCAAGTTTTAGGTAATTAAAGACTCACGTGGTATATTTTTAACCTGTAACAATTGAATCTGTACGTAGCTGACAGTTTGATTAAACTgactaataatttttcttcatggTATTAAATACATTCAATGTATTGCCAAGAGACTGTTTTGAGCTAAAAATTAAGGAATTATTGCTTTATATTTCATCCACCAACATGTTTGTTGTTTAGACAACTGTGGATCTTATTGCTGCAATTGGCATGAacactttcgaaaataatattggTTTTGCTgtaaatgatttgaaatgttGCAGTTACAGTTATAAGCAATGTAACGTTAATACATATTTTACTTCTCACATTAATATGTATTGTGCACCAAACGGTTTTGGCTTGAAAATACTAATGACAATTTTGATATGAAAACAGGTGGTTTGGGTTTGATGTGGACGGCAGTATTAAGCTACTATTCCCTTTCACTTATGAAAAATGCTGCTTCTAACAAATCATCGAATGTTACTCCCCTGCCCTGGTTGCAGCTACTTTCTAAACCTCCATTCTGGTAATCATGGTACATCGATCTTTTTGTGCTCACTCTAAAACAATCAATTGTAtcgtattttttaacaaacgtaaattattattgtcagtAGAAATTATTCTCAAAAAGCTCAACACCGATgccatattattataaatgacACTATTGTAATTTACACTCTTTCATTCTTAGGTCTTGCGTACTTGGTCACGCATGCCAAAACAATTGTTTCTTTGTCCTACTCTCGTGGATGCCCACATATTTTCACGATACATTTCCTGAGGTCAAGGTATGAGTTGCGAGAGCAACTGGaatatttgtttctcaccAATAATTGACAGTAATATAATTGTACCTAATTTATATTCTAGGGATGGGTTGTGAACATGGTTCCGTGGTTGTCTTTGCTGCCTTGCACGTTTCTAGCAAAGATGGTGTCTGAGAACCTGGTTAAATCAGGCTACTCTGTTACAGTGACAAGGAAAATCGTTGAAACAATTTGTTTAGTCACACAATCCATCAATCTACTTATATTAGGTACATACAACAAAATTAGTGTATGCTGATTTTGTACTATTTCAATCGATTAACAATCTATATACTCCCATtgcaaaaatatgaaatataacTGAGCATTCTTTGTACATCAGATGTTACTCTACAATGACGCAAAATCTTGTTCACAGCTTCCGTGACCAATTATCAAGCTGCAATATTATGTCTGACATTAATTATCGGCAGTACAGGCTTTCATAATAATGCTATTGCTGTGAATCCTTCCGACCTGGCACCAAAACATTCTGGTAGTGTTTTTGGATTGATGAATACTGTTGGTGCAATACCTGGTTAGTTATTCATTAAATGAATCAAATAAATTCCTATCCTAGCTAAACTTCATAAAACTATTCTTCATAAAATTCGTAACGTTACAGGATTTCTCGGAGTTTACGTGGCTGGTCATTTACTGGAAATTACCCACAACTGGTCAATTGTATTTGTGATAACTTCAATAGTCAATGTTCTAGGATGTATTGTGTACTTATTATTTGGATCAGGAAATgccataatataataaatcaaATCTCATCTTCCAATTAATTTATCACAATTAAAAAGTGCAGCAGAATCGATTTGTGTTGTCAACAACATGAACAGTGCTTAAGTTTATGCGGAAAACCAAAGTAATTCTTAGTTCGTACCTAAATTCGCAAAACAACTGGAGCGACGATGCATAATCTTTAGTCCATCTTTATCAGATCATGTCTGAGATCTACCAGCATTTTAGACATGTATGGCCCATCCAATTCGTATCCcatttttctataataattacgaGTTCCGACACCTGAGATATAAATTAAAACCCATTAATGTAAGATTTGCTCAATGTTGTCTTgtgttgtatattttttaaagggAAAATGTATCACAA
The sequence above is drawn from the Neodiprion pinetum isolate iyNeoPine1 chromosome 2, iyNeoPine1.2, whole genome shotgun sequence genome and encodes:
- the MFS18 gene encoding voltage-gated purine nucleotide uniporter SLC17A9, with the translated sequence MDKTNIQESKSVTAMNNQLLTECKAHLFWSRKQRRKWFFTLLYGTCLVYATRTSVPLLIPAISKEKHWTKTDSGTILSSFFWGYTLTQVASGFISDRIGGQKVIFFAAVGWSLTTLFMPEIINTFSNNEVSVKFIAAVRMLNGAFQGMHFPSMISLTSQRLHEPDRASFFSLLTSGSALGTLLTGSLGSYLLETYNWTKVFQVLGGLGLMWTAVLSYYSLSLMKNAASNKSSNVTPLPWLQLLSKPPFWSCVLGHACQNNCFFVLLSWMPTYFHDTFPEVKGWVVNMVPWLSLLPCTFLAKMVSENLVKSGYSVTVTRKIVETICLVTQSINLLILASVTNYQAAILCLTLIIGSTGFHNNAIAVNPSDLAPKHSGSVFGLMNTVGAIPGFLGVYVAGHLLEITHNWSIVFVITSIVNVLGCIVYLLFGSGNAII